Proteins co-encoded in one Aerococcaceae bacterium DSM 111021 genomic window:
- a CDS encoding YggT family protein, translated as MGLLSLVSNLFQAYTMVLVIYALLSWLPGARESALGQFVVKLARPYLDIFDRLIPSLGGISFNVIIAIFVLRFIRDGLIWILAAILF; from the coding sequence TTGGGCCTTTTGAGCTTAGTTTCTAATTTATTTCAGGCATATACAATGGTTTTAGTAATATACGCACTATTATCATGGTTACCAGGTGCCCGTGAGAGTGCATTAGGACAATTTGTTGTTAAATTAGCACGACCATATTTGGATATATTTGATCGTTTAATCCCATCATTAGGGGGCATTAGTTTCAATGTAATCATTGCAATTTTTGTATTACGATTTATCCGAGATGGTTTAATCTGGATATTGGCGGCAATATTATTTTAA
- the ftsZ gene encoding cell division protein FtsZ yields the protein MELSFDSTMSYDGAVIKVIGVGGAGGNAVNRMIKDEVQGVEFIVANTDTQALQGSEAEIKIQLGPKVTKGLGAGSLPEIGLKAAEESEEQLREVLEGADLVFVTAGMGGGTGTGAAPVVAKIAKDLGALTVGVVTRPFTFEGPKRGRFAAEGLKNLKDAVDTLVIISNNRLLEIVDRKTPMLEAFSEADNVLRQGVQGISDLITAPGYVNLDFADVKTVMKDQGTALMGVGQASGENRTAEATKKAISSPLLEVSIDGAEQILLNITGGEDLSLFEAQDASDIVANASSGDVNIIFGTSINNELGDEVIVTVIATGIENEKTDRNKMSTPPRRSFNTPSTEPSQQTHGQQEEATKPTTESSPRRQQKRDLFSDWDINRETNTREVEATEADSKPKRQFERTNTDGTPNRQSEVNDSDELDTPPFFRKRHR from the coding sequence ATGGAATTATCATTCGATTCAACAATGAGTTATGATGGTGCAGTAATTAAAGTAATTGGTGTAGGTGGAGCTGGTGGGAATGCCGTTAATCGTATGATTAAAGATGAGGTTCAAGGTGTTGAATTCATCGTTGCGAATACGGATACACAAGCACTACAAGGATCTGAAGCGGAGATCAAAATCCAATTAGGCCCAAAAGTTACTAAAGGATTAGGAGCAGGTTCGTTACCAGAAATTGGATTGAAAGCTGCTGAAGAAAGTGAAGAGCAACTTCGTGAAGTATTAGAAGGAGCAGACTTAGTGTTTGTTACTGCTGGTATGGGTGGAGGTACAGGTACAGGTGCTGCACCAGTCGTCGCAAAAATCGCTAAAGATTTAGGTGCATTGACAGTAGGTGTTGTTACACGTCCATTTACTTTCGAAGGACCAAAACGTGGTCGCTTTGCAGCTGAAGGGTTAAAAAACTTAAAAGACGCTGTAGATACATTAGTAATCATCTCCAATAACCGCTTATTAGAGATTGTTGATCGTAAGACTCCAATGCTTGAAGCATTTAGCGAAGCAGATAATGTGTTACGTCAAGGTGTACAAGGTATTTCAGATTTAATTACAGCACCAGGATACGTAAACTTAGACTTTGCAGATGTGAAGACTGTTATGAAAGACCAAGGTACTGCTTTGATGGGTGTGGGTCAAGCTTCAGGTGAGAACCGTACTGCTGAAGCAACCAAGAAAGCTATTTCTTCACCATTACTAGAAGTATCTATTGATGGTGCAGAACAAATCCTATTAAATATTACTGGTGGAGAAGACTTAAGTCTATTCGAAGCACAAGATGCAAGTGATATTGTTGCCAACGCATCAAGTGGTGATGTGAATATTATCTTCGGTACATCAATTAATAATGAATTAGGTGACGAAGTTATTGTTACTGTTATTGCAACAGGAATTGAAAACGAAAAGACAGACCGTAACAAAATGAGCACACCACCAAGACGTTCATTTAATACACCGTCGACTGAACCAAGTCAACAAACACATGGTCAACAAGAAGAAGCAACTAAACCAACAACTGAATCATCGCCACGTCGTCAACAGAAACGTGATTTATTCAGCGATTGGGATATTAATAGAGAAACAAATACGCGTGAGGTTGAAGCAACTGAAGCAGATTCAAAACCAAAACGCCAATTTGAACGAACAAATACAGATGGTACTCCGAATCGTCAAAGTGAAGTAAACGATTCAGACGAACTGGATACACCACCATTTTTCCGTAAGCGTCATCGTTAA
- a CDS encoding sensor histidine kinase, with protein MLVIKYILLLLSIIQFIPLEEFWRMNFFWFFIWIVSFHLGWFYTESKKNRQINSMILCIMALINIAILPKFPFLMLGLLTIELRQLYTRKKTAILLAFLSLFTVIIWTSVTVWPNADYLIFTVGVIILCVNMTEKYMLVEEQEISLYNFRSQTDEQESNLIALKSQMIAMEEIHTLNERNRISRDLHDSIGHTLSTIVIQLAAIEKLTEDNAPQASAMLKQLHQFTKDGLADVRQVIHKLKPQHYQKIAFIENIHNIISDFEHNSPIKVYFNNNQLLWELSPEQELLFVRAIQEFLGNSNKHSDAKEVRIQCHFTDSTVILTMTDNGKGTDVIKPQMGITGMRERTKLLGGKVHMHSAINKGFKIRIVLPKGGYTND; from the coding sequence GTGTTAGTCATTAAGTACATACTGTTATTATTAAGTATTATCCAATTTATTCCTTTAGAAGAATTTTGGCGAATGAACTTTTTTTGGTTTTTTATATGGATTGTTAGTTTTCATTTAGGTTGGTTTTATACTGAAAGTAAGAAAAATAGACAAATAAATAGCATGATATTATGTATCATGGCTTTAATAAATATCGCGATACTGCCTAAATTTCCATTTTTGATGTTAGGTCTTTTGACGATAGAATTGCGCCAATTATATACTAGAAAAAAGACAGCCATATTATTGGCATTCTTATCGTTATTTACAGTTATTATCTGGACAAGTGTAACGGTTTGGCCGAATGCGGACTATTTGATCTTTACAGTTGGAGTGATTATCTTATGTGTAAATATGACTGAGAAATATATGTTAGTGGAGGAACAAGAAATATCTCTATACAACTTCCGTAGTCAAACTGATGAACAAGAAAGCAATCTCATTGCTTTAAAATCTCAGATGATCGCTATGGAGGAAATCCATACTTTGAATGAGAGAAATCGTATCTCAAGAGATTTACATGACTCAATTGGCCATACCTTATCAACCATTGTCATTCAATTAGCTGCCATAGAGAAGTTAACTGAAGATAATGCACCACAAGCATCAGCTATGTTAAAGCAACTGCATCAGTTTACCAAAGATGGTTTGGCTGATGTTCGCCAAGTCATTCATAAATTAAAACCACAGCATTATCAAAAAATCGCATTCATTGAGAATATACATAATATTATTTCTGACTTTGAACATAATAGTCCAATTAAAGTATACTTTAATAATAATCAACTGTTATGGGAATTATCCCCAGAGCAGGAGTTACTATTTGTGCGTGCGATTCAAGAGTTCTTAGGGAATAGTAATAAGCACAGTGATGCCAAAGAAGTGAGAATACAGTGTCATTTTACTGACTCCACTGTAATTCTGACCATGACTGATAATGGAAAAGGTACGGATGTTATTAAGCCTCAAATGGGTATTACTGGCATGAGAGAACGTACGAAGTTATTAGGTGGGAAAGTTCATATGCATTCTGCCATTAATAAAGGTTTTAAAATTAGAATTGTTTTACCGAAGGGAGGCTATACTAATGACTGA
- a CDS encoding DivIVA domain-containing protein: MALTPNEILNKEFNSKFRGYDSDQVNDYLDIIVADFEKLIADNNELKKDLASAREKNEYFAQLQDSLNSSIVVAQEAADRLKQNARKEAELILFEAEREADRMINSASDTAKNIVTESDALRRSSKSYRTKLEQMIRQQLEVVTSEEYHRLFDEEIESKFNPDHFHEAANQRATHRVDRLEEENSADFEAAHQITNDRYAEEIQDLPAPTPEVDYPATYGMYDDVEDTNEDVATEELLNDNNIQVEESDSKHAELEAMIDAEAQAEAEREKRAAQRRESVLGQTIRIELPKD, encoded by the coding sequence ATGGCATTAACACCAAATGAAATATTAAATAAAGAATTTAACTCAAAGTTTCGCGGATATGACTCAGACCAGGTCAATGATTATTTAGATATAATTGTAGCGGACTTTGAAAAACTGATTGCTGATAACAACGAGCTTAAGAAAGATTTAGCTTCAGCAAGAGAGAAAAATGAATACTTCGCACAATTACAAGATTCATTAAACAGTTCAATCGTAGTAGCTCAAGAGGCTGCAGATCGATTGAAACAAAATGCGCGTAAAGAAGCAGAACTGATTTTATTTGAAGCAGAACGTGAAGCAGATCGTATGATTAATAGCGCGTCTGATACAGCTAAAAATATCGTTACAGAATCTGACGCATTGCGTCGTTCAAGCAAGTCTTACCGTACTAAGTTAGAACAAATGATTCGCCAACAACTTGAAGTTGTAACTAGCGAAGAATATCATCGATTATTTGATGAGGAGATTGAATCAAAATTCAATCCTGATCACTTTCATGAAGCAGCAAATCAACGTGCAACGCACCGTGTTGACCGCCTCGAGGAAGAGAATAGTGCTGATTTTGAAGCAGCTCACCAAATTACTAACGATCGTTATGCAGAAGAGATTCAAGACTTACCTGCACCAACACCTGAAGTAGATTATCCAGCGACATACGGAATGTATGATGACGTTGAAGATACTAATGAGGATGTTGCTACTGAAGAATTGCTTAATGACAATAATATTCAGGTCGAAGAGTCTGATTCTAAACATGCTGAGTTAGAAGCAATGATTGATGCGGAAGCACAAGCTGAAGCAGAGAGAGAAAAGCGCGCTGCACAACGTCGTGAAAGCGTACTTGGACAAACAATTAGAATAGAATTACCTAAAGATTAA
- a CDS encoding RNA-binding protein: MIQDIYQHYRPEEQPFIDTVFGWLDQVDLTYAPYTTVFLTPREKMIVEQLVGGREELSVTFKGGYEGAERKQACIYPQYYEPNDEDFSMILFNINFPAKFGKLTHGRILGTFISTGIERERIGDIITDGTNWHALVDASISEYLKGQVTKIANVGVQLEELSFEEILTSEEQWESKLVISSSLRLDTLLSKVYNFSRQRAKNSVSQGDVKVNFVPMVRPDVEIGINDIVSLRKFGRFWINDIEGMTKKDNYRLNVNVLLK; this comes from the coding sequence ATGATACAAGATATATATCAGCATTATCGACCTGAAGAGCAACCGTTTATAGATACGGTCTTTGGTTGGCTGGATCAAGTAGATTTAACTTATGCACCTTATACAACTGTTTTTTTGACTCCACGTGAAAAAATGATTGTCGAACAACTTGTCGGAGGAAGAGAAGAATTATCTGTTACGTTCAAAGGCGGATATGAAGGCGCTGAACGTAAGCAAGCATGTATTTATCCTCAATACTATGAACCGAATGATGAAGACTTTTCAATGATTCTATTTAATATTAACTTCCCAGCAAAGTTTGGTAAGTTAACTCACGGTAGGATTCTTGGAACGTTTATATCAACGGGGATTGAAAGAGAGCGTATTGGAGATATTATAACTGATGGAACTAATTGGCATGCACTTGTAGATGCGTCAATAAGTGAGTATCTTAAAGGGCAAGTAACCAAAATCGCTAACGTTGGAGTACAATTGGAAGAGCTATCTTTTGAAGAGATATTAACTTCAGAAGAACAATGGGAATCAAAGCTTGTTATTTCTAGCTCATTACGGCTTGACACTTTATTAAGCAAGGTCTATAATTTTTCTAGACAGCGTGCGAAAAATTCAGTATCACAAGGTGATGTGAAAGTGAATTTCGTTCCAATGGTGAGACCAGATGTTGAGATAGGAATTAATGATATCGTCTCATTACGTAAATTTGGACGCTTCTGGATTAACGATATTGAGGGTATGACTAAGAAAGATAATTATCGATTAAACGTCAATGTACTTTTAAAATAA
- the ftsA gene encoding cell division protein FtsA, whose protein sequence is MRNQEIFVSLDIGTTSIKVVVAEYINGNINIIGVGNEKSRGLSRGVIVDIDETVNSIQQAISQAERKANVKINEVIVGVPSNQIMIEDCHGMIAVSSDNREITARDVENVISAAKVRSVPPEREIISIIPEEFIVDGFNGIKDPRGMIGVRLELYARLVTGPRTIIHNIRRCVQKAGLSISELVVQPQAIASVALTADEREFGTVVVDMGGGQTSASILYDDQMKFSFVDQEGGDFVTKDISVILNTSLDSAERIKREYGFAIASQTTDDEYFPVETVGKKEPVRVDEHYLAEIIEARLTQIFETLYEELDRVDGLDLPGGYVLTGGAVSLPGVLDLAKRYFGGKVRLYIPEEMGMRNPIYTTSLGMIEYAANLDDVHRIAQGTFADQPQFDPRQSMPQQGGQRRPASSAGRGQGQPARGQTSGDLFGGQRRQPANETRPVRNEQHPVSDNMPNSNQQEDYQQYSSYDDDSRYEDAAYYDDYSQEDEANNYSEPVTDQSNGNGITAKVRDFFQTFFD, encoded by the coding sequence ATGAGAAATCAAGAAATTTTTGTTAGTTTAGATATTGGTACGACCTCGATTAAAGTCGTTGTGGCCGAGTATATTAATGGAAATATTAATATAATTGGTGTGGGAAATGAGAAGTCGCGTGGATTGAGTCGTGGAGTTATCGTCGATATAGATGAAACAGTGAATTCAATACAACAAGCGATCTCTCAGGCAGAACGCAAAGCAAATGTTAAAATTAACGAAGTAATTGTTGGTGTTCCAAGTAATCAAATTATGATTGAAGATTGTCATGGAATGATTGCTGTCTCAAGTGATAATAGAGAAATCACTGCCCGAGACGTGGAAAATGTTATCTCAGCGGCTAAAGTACGATCAGTACCCCCAGAGAGAGAAATCATTTCAATCATTCCAGAAGAATTTATTGTTGATGGGTTTAACGGAATTAAAGATCCAAGAGGAATGATTGGAGTTCGCTTAGAACTTTATGCACGTTTAGTGACTGGACCTAGAACGATTATTCATAACATTCGACGCTGTGTTCAAAAAGCTGGCTTATCAATTAGTGAACTTGTTGTACAGCCACAAGCAATTGCATCTGTTGCCCTTACTGCAGACGAACGTGAGTTTGGTACTGTAGTAGTAGATATGGGTGGTGGACAAACGAGTGCATCAATCTTGTATGATGATCAAATGAAATTCTCATTTGTAGATCAAGAGGGTGGAGACTTTGTAACTAAAGATATTTCAGTTATCTTAAATACATCGCTCGATTCAGCAGAAAGAATTAAGCGTGAATATGGTTTTGCTATCGCAAGTCAAACTACTGATGATGAGTACTTCCCTGTAGAAACAGTTGGGAAGAAAGAACCAGTTCGTGTTGATGAACATTACTTAGCTGAAATTATCGAAGCACGTTTAACTCAAATTTTTGAGACTTTATATGAAGAATTAGACCGAGTAGACGGACTTGATTTACCGGGTGGATATGTTTTAACGGGTGGAGCAGTTTCTTTACCTGGTGTATTAGACTTAGCAAAACGTTACTTTGGAGGTAAAGTTCGACTTTATATTCCGGAAGAAATGGGTATGCGTAATCCTATCTATACAACAAGTCTTGGAATGATTGAATACGCTGCGAACCTCGATGATGTTCATCGAATTGCACAAGGTACTTTTGCAGATCAACCGCAATTTGACCCAAGACAATCTATGCCTCAACAAGGTGGGCAAAGACGTCCAGCATCTTCAGCTGGTCGTGGTCAAGGTCAACCTGCTAGAGGACAAACATCAGGTGATTTATTCGGCGGTCAACGTCGTCAGCCTGCTAATGAAACTAGACCAGTGAGAAATGAACAACATCCAGTTTCTGATAATATGCCTAATTCAAATCAACAAGAAGATTATCAGCAATATAGTTCATATGATGATGACAGTCGTTACGAAGATGCTGCATATTATGATGACTATTCACAAGAAGATGAAGCGAACAACTATTCAGAGCCTGTTACTGATCAAAGTAATGGGAATGGCATAACGGCAAAAGTTCGTGACTTTTTCCAAACATTTTTTGATTAA
- the murG gene encoding undecaprenyldiphospho-muramoylpentapeptide beta-N-acetylglucosaminyltransferase gives MKINRIILSGGGTGGHIYPALAIYNRMKEINPDLECLYIGTDTGLEATIVPKANIEFKSIEISGLKRSLSLDNVKVAWQMLTSTKKAKKLIKDFNPDIVIGTGGFVCAPVLYGATQLNIPTLIHEQNSVAGVTNKFLGKFVNKIATSFHDVHEDFEKVSHKVTFTGNPRGQEVTNYAKDNQILSANYDFDNQIPTVLIFGGSRGAPAINKAAIESVKAFAEKDYQVIIGTGSVHYSEWLTYLEENHIEIPKNVKIVSYIDNMPALFQAIDLVVCRSGATTLAELTALGLPSILIPSPYVTNNHQEMNAMALVNKHAAEIIKEKQLDSDQLVKTIDRIILDQQVLKEMAEEAKKLGTPNAIDDIIKLVETINS, from the coding sequence ATGAAAATCAATCGAATCATCCTATCTGGGGGAGGTACTGGTGGACATATCTATCCAGCGCTTGCTATCTACAATCGAATGAAAGAAATTAACCCAGATTTAGAATGTTTGTATATTGGAACCGATACAGGCTTAGAAGCAACAATTGTTCCAAAAGCAAATATTGAATTTAAATCAATTGAAATATCAGGCTTAAAACGTAGTTTATCACTAGATAATGTTAAAGTTGCTTGGCAGATGCTAACAAGTACAAAAAAGGCTAAAAAGCTAATTAAAGACTTTAATCCAGACATAGTTATTGGAACAGGTGGATTCGTGTGTGCTCCAGTACTTTATGGAGCGACACAATTAAACATACCGACATTAATCCATGAACAGAACAGTGTTGCAGGTGTGACAAATAAATTCTTAGGCAAATTCGTAAATAAAATTGCGACATCATTTCATGATGTACATGAAGACTTTGAGAAAGTGAGTCATAAAGTAACGTTTACAGGAAACCCAAGAGGGCAAGAAGTAACAAACTATGCTAAAGATAATCAAATCTTATCGGCAAATTATGATTTTGATAATCAAATTCCAACTGTATTAATTTTCGGCGGTAGTCGTGGTGCACCAGCAATTAATAAAGCAGCGATAGAATCGGTAAAAGCTTTTGCAGAAAAAGACTATCAAGTTATTATTGGAACTGGTTCTGTACATTATTCAGAATGGTTGACATATTTAGAAGAAAATCATATTGAAATTCCAAAAAATGTTAAGATAGTTTCATACATTGATAACATGCCAGCTTTATTTCAAGCTATTGATTTAGTGGTTTGTCGAAGTGGTGCGACGACTTTGGCGGAGTTAACAGCACTTGGTTTACCAAGCATTTTAATACCAAGTCCATATGTAACTAATAACCATCAAGAGATGAATGCCATGGCATTAGTGAACAAGCATGCTGCGGAAATAATTAAAGAGAAACAACTGGATTCAGACCAATTAGTTAAAACCATTGATCGAATTATTCTTGATCAACAAGTATTAAAAGAAATGGCAGAAGAAGCTAAGAAATTAGGCACACCTAATGCAATTGATGATATTATTAAGCTGGTTGAAACAATTAACTCATGA
- the ileS gene encoding isoleucine--tRNA ligase, with protein MKLKDTLNLGKTAFAMRANLPTKEVELQNEWAEEEMYKKIQEKNASRPAWILHDGPPFANGKLHMGHALNKVTKDFIVRYHSMSGHRAPYIPGWDTHGLPIEQALANAEGVDRKSMTVAEFRKLCEEYALKQVESQKTDFMRLGVTGEWDNPYITLKPQYEAQQIRVFGEMAERGYIYKGLKPIYWSPSSESTLAEAEVEYQDITSPSIFVSFDVKDGGDVLPADAKFVIWTTTPWTLPANLGLSVKADANYVLVNVQDNKYIIAEALLESTANKIGWEDYTVEAKYKGEQFDRLTAQHPFYDRESLVMLGDHVELDAGTGVVHTAPGHGEDDYIIGRKYGLDVLSPVDDRGHFTEEAPGYEGMFYLKGNKVIVQEMRESGALLFHENYKHSYPHDWRTKQPVIYRATPQWFASIDKFRKELLNSVENEVKWYHPSGQRRIFNMIRDRGDWVISRQRVWGVPLPIFYAENGEPILTKETVEHVANLVEEFGSNIWFETEPKDLLPEGFTHEGSPNGTFTKEKDIMDVWFDSGTSYAGVLQTREDQVFPADMYLEGSDQYRGWFNSSLTTSVAVNGHPPYKSVLSQGFVMDGKGQKMSKSIGNVITPEEIMKELGADIIRLWVSSVDYENDVRISKDILKQVSESYRKIRNTVRFMLSNVYDYNPETDKIAEENLDKVDQYILAKYRVLVNEVRTAYDNYEFSNIFKKIINFITVDMSAFYLDFAKDVVYIEAAESKPRRAMQTVIYTILEGLIPLMSPILLHTMEEAWRELPGVTSFVQLQDMPGFEDVAKDKETIKEWDVFFNVESAVAKGLEQAKNNEEHPIKKSFEAKVTVYTDQDTINQLNALSDHLDQLLIVSAIDLKLTDEANDSAVDYDGYGIKVEPAQGHTCDRCRAVRPEVGTIEEAPELCHRCHTIVEANFPEYFAEAAE; from the coding sequence ATGAAATTAAAAGATACATTAAATCTTGGTAAAACAGCATTTGCAATGCGTGCTAATTTACCAACTAAAGAAGTAGAATTACAAAATGAATGGGCAGAGGAAGAAATGTATAAGAAGATTCAAGAAAAGAATGCTTCTCGTCCAGCTTGGATTTTACATGATGGACCTCCTTTTGCTAACGGTAAGTTACATATGGGACATGCGTTAAATAAAGTAACTAAAGACTTTATCGTTCGTTACCATTCTATGTCTGGACACCGTGCACCATATATTCCAGGTTGGGATACACATGGATTACCAATTGAACAAGCTTTAGCGAATGCAGAAGGCGTAGACCGCAAGAGCATGACAGTTGCTGAATTCAGAAAATTATGTGAAGAATATGCACTTAAGCAAGTCGAAAGTCAAAAAACTGACTTCATGCGTCTTGGAGTAACGGGTGAGTGGGATAACCCTTATATTACACTTAAACCACAATATGAAGCACAACAAATTAGAGTGTTTGGTGAAATGGCTGAACGTGGTTATATCTACAAAGGCTTAAAACCTATTTATTGGTCACCATCAAGTGAATCTACTTTGGCTGAAGCAGAAGTAGAATATCAAGATATTACTTCACCATCTATTTTTGTGAGCTTTGATGTGAAAGATGGTGGGGATGTACTTCCAGCAGATGCTAAGTTCGTCATCTGGACGACGACGCCTTGGACTTTACCAGCTAACTTAGGTCTATCAGTTAAGGCCGATGCAAATTATGTGTTAGTAAATGTTCAAGACAATAAATATATTATCGCTGAAGCATTATTAGAGTCAACTGCCAACAAGATTGGTTGGGAAGATTATACAGTTGAAGCGAAGTATAAAGGCGAACAATTCGACCGCTTAACAGCACAACATCCATTCTATGACCGTGAATCATTAGTGATGTTAGGTGACCACGTTGAATTAGATGCAGGTACAGGTGTTGTTCATACGGCTCCTGGACATGGTGAGGATGACTACATTATTGGTAGAAAATACGGCTTAGATGTTCTTTCTCCAGTTGATGATCGTGGTCATTTTACCGAAGAAGCACCAGGTTACGAAGGTATGTTCTACCTTAAAGGGAACAAAGTAATTGTTCAAGAAATGCGTGAGAGTGGAGCTTTATTATTCCACGAAAATTATAAGCATAGTTACCCACATGACTGGCGTACAAAACAACCCGTTATTTATCGAGCAACACCACAATGGTTTGCTTCAATTGATAAATTCCGTAAAGAATTACTGAATTCAGTTGAAAATGAAGTGAAATGGTACCACCCATCAGGTCAGCGTCGTATCTTTAATATGATTCGTGATCGTGGTGACTGGGTTATCTCACGTCAACGTGTTTGGGGAGTTCCATTACCAATCTTCTATGCTGAGAATGGTGAACCAATTCTTACAAAAGAAACAGTTGAGCATGTAGCAAACTTAGTAGAAGAATTTGGGTCGAATATTTGGTTTGAAACAGAACCAAAAGATTTACTACCTGAAGGATTCACTCATGAAGGAAGTCCTAACGGAACATTTACTAAAGAGAAGGACATTATGGATGTATGGTTTGATTCAGGTACATCTTATGCAGGCGTTCTACAAACACGTGAGGATCAAGTGTTTCCAGCTGACATGTATTTAGAAGGATCTGACCAATACCGTGGTTGGTTTAACTCAAGTCTGACTACTTCTGTAGCTGTTAACGGGCACCCACCATACAAATCAGTGCTATCACAAGGATTCGTTATGGATGGTAAAGGACAAAAGATGAGTAAATCAATTGGTAATGTCATTACACCAGAAGAAATTATGAAAGAATTAGGAGCAGACATTATCCGTTTATGGGTATCAAGTGTCGATTACGAAAATGACGTACGTATCTCTAAAGATATCTTAAAACAAGTATCAGAGTCATACCGTAAAATCCGTAATACAGTTCGTTTCATGTTATCGAACGTATATGATTATAACCCTGAAACAGACAAGATAGCTGAAGAGAACTTAGATAAAGTTGATCAGTATATCTTAGCTAAATACCGCGTATTAGTTAACGAAGTTCGTACTGCATATGATAATTATGAATTCTCTAATATCTTCAAGAAAATTATTAACTTTATTACAGTTGATATGTCTGCTTTCTATCTAGACTTCGCGAAAGATGTTGTCTACATTGAAGCTGCAGAATCTAAACCGCGTCGTGCTATGCAGACTGTAATTTATACAATTCTTGAAGGCTTGATTCCATTAATGTCTCCAATCTTACTTCACACAATGGAAGAAGCTTGGCGTGAGTTACCAGGAGTTACTAGTTTTGTACAATTACAAGATATGCCTGGTTTCGAAGATGTTGCTAAAGACAAAGAAACAATCAAAGAGTGGGATGTATTCTTTAATGTTGAATCTGCTGTCGCTAAGGGATTAGAACAAGCTAAAAACAATGAAGAACATCCAATTAAGAAATCATTCGAAGCAAAAGTTACTGTTTATACTGATCAGGATACAATCAATCAGTTAAATGCTTTAAGTGACCATTTAGATCAATTATTAATTGTGTCAGCTATTGACTTAAAATTAACTGATGAAGCGAATGATTCAGCTGTTGATTACGATGGATATGGCATTAAAGTAGAACCAGCTCAAGGACATACTTGTGACCGTTGTCGTGCAGTTAGACCAGAAGTTGGGACAATTGAAGAGGCACCAGAATTATGCCACCGTTGTCACACAATTGTGGAAGCAAACTTCCCAGAGTACTTTGCAGAAGCTGCTGAATAG